A single window of Syntrophus aciditrophicus SB DNA harbors:
- the purN gene encoding phosphoribosylglycinamide formyltransferase, with protein MNRKLPIGVLVSGSGSNLQSIIDHIERGLLGAEIKVVISNVPDAYALERARKHHLPTLVIRHEDFETREAFDAEIVRVFKSADVELVVMAGFMRIITPVLLDAYPYRVMNIHPALLPSFRGMNAQRQAVDYGVRFSGCTVHFVDQGVDSGPIIIQAVVPVLDEDTEETLSARILKEEHRIYPQAIQFFVEGRISVNNRRVRIRDGKCDEFLTVHNPALSGF; from the coding sequence ATGAACAGAAAGCTGCCTATTGGTGTCCTTGTCTCCGGAAGCGGTTCAAACCTGCAGTCCATCATTGATCACATTGAGCGGGGTCTACTTGGTGCGGAGATCAAGGTGGTGATCAGCAACGTACCAGATGCCTATGCCTTGGAACGGGCCCGAAAACATCACCTTCCCACTCTCGTTATTCGTCATGAAGATTTTGAAACAAGGGAAGCATTCGACGCGGAAATTGTCCGTGTCTTTAAATCCGCAGATGTTGAGCTTGTCGTTATGGCCGGTTTTATGAGAATTATCACTCCTGTTTTACTTGATGCCTATCCGTACAGGGTCATGAACATTCACCCTGCCCTTCTGCCTTCATTCCGGGGCATGAACGCGCAGCGTCAGGCTGTCGATTACGGTGTCCGATTTTCAGGATGCACGGTTCATTTTGTCGACCAAGGCGTTGATTCCGGTCCTATCATCATTCAGGCGGTTGTCCCCGTTCTTGATGAAGATACGGAAGAAACCCTTTCTGCAAGGATTTTAAAAGAGGAACACCGAATTTATCCCCAAGCCATTCAGTTTTTTGTCGAAGGACGAATTTCTGTCAATAATCGCAGGGTAAGAATTCGAGACGGAAAATGTGACGAATTCTTAACAGTTCATAACCCTGCCCTTTCCGGA